A portion of the Armatimonadota bacterium genome contains these proteins:
- a CDS encoding MGMT family protein — protein sequence MSKEPSPILLNLWDLVSRIPPGRCVAYGVLGQALDRPVSGKLVGMWMAQCPEGLPWWRVVAKDGRLPIHRRDPRFAKLQREKLDQEGVPFVEDRVDMLQSEWIPE from the coding sequence ATGAGCAAGGAGCCATCACCGATCCTCCTGAACCTCTGGGACCTCGTCTCGCGCATTCCGCCGGGACGGTGCGTAGCGTACGGTGTGCTTGGCCAGGCGCTGGATCGGCCGGTATCCGGGAAGCTGGTGGGGATGTGGATGGCCCAGTGCCCCGAGGGTCTACCTTGGTGGCGCGTCGTGGCGAAGGACGGCCGCCTGCCCATCCATCGTCGCGACCCTCGGTTCGCCAAACTGCAGCGGGAGAAGCTGGACCAGGAGGGCGTCCCGTTCGTGGAGGACCGCGTCGATATGCTTCAATCGGAGTGGATTCCCGAATAG
- the tsaD gene encoding tRNA (adenosine(37)-N6)-threonylcarbamoyltransferase complex transferase subunit TsaD, which yields MTPFPLFDGPVLGIETSCDETSAAVLDGLNVRSNVVSSQVDLHRRWGGIVPEAASRAHVEALLPVVHQALGEAGMVLSEVRGIAVTSRPGLVGALSVGVSAAKGFALALGVPMIGVHHLEGHLLSPFLDQPDLTFPHICLLASGGHTEVVLLRGLGDYGLLGQTRDDAAGEAFDKSARLLGLGYPGGPAIQKAAETGEPKAYKLPRGLHGEATLDFSFSGLKTAVLRLVEREGAALDVPSAAASVQEAIAHVLVQRSVEACRQAGCDVLTLAGGVAANMRLRSLATETCHREGIRFASPRGSLCTDNAAMIALAGSARLARGDKSGFDLEPIASATL from the coding sequence ATGACCCCATTTCCGCTTTTCGATGGACCCGTTTTGGGTATCGAGACCAGTTGCGACGAGACCAGCGCGGCGGTTCTCGATGGCCTCAACGTGCGATCCAACGTCGTTTCGTCCCAGGTGGACCTGCACCGGCGGTGGGGCGGCATCGTGCCGGAAGCCGCTTCACGGGCCCACGTCGAGGCGCTGCTTCCCGTCGTTCATCAGGCGCTGGGAGAGGCGGGCATGGTTCTTTCTGAGGTCAGAGGGATTGCCGTCACGAGTCGGCCTGGCTTGGTCGGTGCGCTCAGCGTGGGGGTCTCGGCGGCGAAGGGCTTCGCGTTAGCGCTCGGCGTTCCCATGATCGGCGTCCACCACCTGGAGGGGCACCTGCTCAGCCCATTTCTCGATCAGCCCGACCTGACGTTCCCCCACATCTGTCTGCTGGCCTCGGGCGGGCACACCGAAGTGGTATTGCTCAGGGGTCTGGGAGACTATGGCTTGCTCGGCCAGACCCGCGACGATGCCGCCGGCGAGGCGTTCGACAAGTCCGCACGGCTTCTGGGCCTCGGCTATCCGGGCGGGCCTGCTATCCAGAAGGCTGCCGAAACCGGAGAACCAAAGGCCTACAAACTGCCCAGAGGGCTCCATGGCGAGGCGACTCTGGACTTCAGTTTCAGCGGCCTCAAAACCGCCGTGCTAAGGCTTGTCGAGAGGGAGGGGGCGGCGCTTGACGTTCCTTCGGCGGCGGCCTCGGTGCAGGAAGCGATCGCCCACGTGCTCGTGCAGCGGTCGGTCGAGGCTTGTCGGCAAGCGGGTTGCGACGTGCTTACACTAGCTGGAGGAGTGGCCGCCAATATGCGGCTGCGGTCTCTCGCAACGGAGACCTGCCATCGTGAGGGCATCCGGTTCGCCTCCCCCCGTGGGTCGCTCTGCACCGACAATGCCGCCATGATCGCACTTGCCGGGTCGGCTCGTCTTGCGCGTGGCGACAAAAGCGGATTTGACCTAGAGCCGATTGCGAGTGCGACCCTATAG